The Vibrio crassostreae genomic interval TATCGTAGTAACCACCAAGACCAAGTGAACCAGAAACAGAGAACTGTTCTTTGTGCATTGGGTCAAATTCAAATGTTGGTTTTGCGTTGCCTAGGCCTACGTTCGCGAAAGCTGAAGTTGAAGCTGCTGCGATTGTTAGCGCTAATAGAGTCTTTTTCATAATAAATCCACTGCCTTTTCTAAGAATGGGAGATCCTTGCCCGGTTCCCTTTTTTTATTTTTTGCGACTGGTCATTACCACTCTTTGTTGGTTAATCACCGTCACTAAATTTCGAGGTCTAGATTGCAAAAGATTATCCTGCGTGTCAAATAAACTAAAAACAAACCTAAAAAAAACACAAAACAATTAAAATCAATCACTTACATTTTTTTTCATCATTTTACGAGCAGCTTATCCTTAGTTTTATCAGCAAATATAATAATCCAAAAAATGTAACAAACAGAACTTAAAACCACAAACAGTTCACAATGAAGCCAAATTTCAGAATTTAACACCTACAAGCCAGTCTTTTTTAATATTTATATTTCGCAACATAAATAAAATAGTTAAGTTCCTGATGGTTCAGTTTTTTTTTGTGAACAAGATCTACCTTTGATTCAAAAGCAAGCTATTTCGCCGTAAATGTACCGACTAGTGATATGTGCTACTATCCTCGCTCCGCTACGTAGGTCACAGTATGCTAACTACTAAAATTCAAAATTCTATTCGCACCAGTTATCAAAACCTCCAAGATCAGTTGGACAACTTTGTACCTAGACGTGCTCAAAATTACCTTGTTGCAGAAATAGCGAAGACACTTTGTGGTCAATACCACAAAAGTAATCGCATGATCGTTGCAGAAGCCGGGACAGGGATCGGCAAATCACTGGCTTACTTAATGGCAACGATTCCTGTTGCAGTACTCAACAATCGAAAAATCGTCATTTCAACGGCGACGGTTGCACTTCAAGAACAGCTCGTAAATAAAGATCTCCCTCTATATAGAAGACTGACTGATAGAGAGTTCTCTTTTATACTCGCCAAAGGCAGACAGCGTTATTGCTGTGCCGAGAAACTAGCCGCTGCTTGTGGGGTTGATGGTGGTCAGATGGCTATGTTCGAATCCAAGCCAAAGCAAAAGGACATCGAACAATTACAAACCATGTACCGTAGCCTAACCCAAGGTAAATGGGATGGTGACCGTGATTCATGGCCAAAGCCAATCGACAACATGATTTGGCAAATGATTGTCAGTGATAAGCACAGCTGTAATAACAGTATGCCTACTCATAGAGACTGCCCTTTCCAAAAAGCTCGCTCAGAGCTAGATAAAGCAGACGTGATTATCGCCAATCACAGTTTAGTGATGGCTGATGCTGACTTAGGTGGCGGCGTAATACTGCCTGAGCCAGAAAACAGCATCTATATATTCGATGAGGCTCACCACTTACCACACGTAGCCAGAGATCACTCTTCTGCAGCGGCAAGCTTAAAAGGTGCCGCATCTTGGTTAGAGCGCTTGAATCAATCCATCACCAAGCTTTCGGGCTTGGCGGATGAAAAGCGAGTGGGTCGATTTAGAAATGAATTGCAGGATTCTGTACAACAGCTGATTCCTACTCTGACTCAGCTAAGCAAGCAGTTTGACGCCACCCATTTTGAAGATGGATTGTACCGTTTTGAACATGGTGACTTACCTGAGTGGCTAGAGAATGAATCTAAAGATCTCAAGCAACTCACACAAAAGGCGAGCCAAGCGGTTGCGAAGATTGCAGACCTTGTTGCTGAACGTGTTAAAGATGGAGAACTTTCAGCAAAATTAGCCGAGCCCGCGCTTGCTGAAATCGGCTTCTATATACAAAGAACAGAAAACCTTGCGCAGGTTTGGCGCTTAATGGCCGAGCCTAAACGAGAAAAAGGAGCCCCTTTGGCGCGCTGGCTTGAACTCAATAAAGAGAGCGAAGGCGATTTTGTTGTCAATGTTTCACCACTCGAAGTTGGCTGGCAGCTTGACCAACAGATTTGGAGCCGTTGTGTCGGTGCGGTGCTTGTTTCCGCGACCATGAGAGCACTCAACTCCTTCAGCTTTTTCTGTCACCAAGCAGGAATCAGTCAAAAAGAAGACGATGGCGTGCAGTTTCTGGCTTTGGCATCACCGTTTGATTATCAGAATCAAGCAGAGCTGATCGTGCCAGCTATGAAATACGAACCGCAAGCGCCTCAGTTTACCGAATATCTTATTGAAATTTTGCCTAAGGTAATAGAAGACAACAAAGCCAATCTCGTTCTATTCTCTTCTTACTGGCAAATGAATAAAGTTGCAGAAGCTTTGGCAACAGATTTCGTTAAAAAGTCATGGGCTTTACAGGTTCAAGGTGATACTTCACGCACCGAAATCCTAAAAAAACATAAAAAACTCATAGACCAAGGTAAAACAAGCGTTCTTTTTGGAACTGGCAGCTTTTCAGAGGGTCTTGATCTACCTGGAGAGCTTCTTGAAAACCTAGTTATTACTAAGATTCCTTTTGGCGTTCCTACGTCACCTGTAGAACAAGCACATTCAGAATATATTGAATCACGTGGCGGTAATCCTTTTATGCAGATTACTGTTCCAGAAGCGAGTAAAAAGCTTATTCAATCTGTCGGTAGACTACTGCGTAAGGAACGAGATTCTGGTAAAGTCACGATCCTTGATAGACGCATAGTCACGAAGCGATACGGGAAATCCCTACTCGACTCACTACCGCCTTTTAAAAGAACAATAAAATACTAATTTTCCTACCCGAAAGGTAGTTATGGGCCAGTTATCGCTAGGCCCTGCATTCACAACCCAACATGATTAATCCATCGATTATTCGTGTGGCTGCCCTAACAGCCGATAACGAGAACACTAGCTATTTATGGAAATGATTGAGCCAACCATGTTGGTTATCCTCGCTCTGGTTGCATTTGCAGCGGGCTTTATTGATGCCGTCGCCGGTGGTGGTGGGATGTTAACCGTTCCAGCTTTACTGTCGCTTGGCCTGCCGCCACATATCGCGCTAGGGACGAACAAGCTCGCTGCAACATTTGCCTCATCGACAGCGGCTTTTACTTACTATCGCAAAAAGCTATTTAAGCCAGAATGTTGGATCAATGCATTCATCGCCACCTTGATAGGTGCAACAATTGGTACTTTAACAGTTGATGCAATCAGCACTGAGTGGTTAGAGAAAGTACTACCATTAGTTATTCTTGCTGCAGCGGTCTATACCATTTTTCACAAGACGCCGAATGCCAATCACAACGTGTCACCGAAACCTTGTCCTGTGCTGAAGAAAAAGCAAAAGTACCAAGGATTCATTCTGGGCTTTTACGATGGCGTCGCAGGCCCGGGAACTGGCGCGTTTTGGACGGTAAGTTCTATGGCGCTTTACCGCCTAAATATCTTGCTTGCTTCAGGCCTATCCAAAGCAATGAACTTTACCAGTAACTTCACTTCTTTAGTGACCTTTGCAATTCTTGGTCATATTGATTGGGTTCTTGGTTTAACCATGGGTGTTTGCTTAATGGCCGGAGCGTTTGTAGGGGCACACTCTGCAATTCGTTTTGGTGCGACGTTTATACGACCGGTTTTTGTTACAGTTGTAAGCGTACTTGCAATTAAACTGGCTTACGAAGCGTGGTTTGTAAACTTATAGCCACCAACAAACGAGAAGCAAAATGAATCAGTTTTCAAAGCTAAAAAGCGTTATTGATACCTTGATTGGCCATTGCTCTCAGGTCGATAAGTCTCGTGGCGCTTATCATCAAGCACTGTTTGATAGAGCCTTGTTTAAGTGTGGAGCATCGACTCTTCTTCCTTATGCCCTTGAAACTCAGGCAACTTATAACACCATTATTCGTGAACAGAGCACCAATCAACTCACTTCATCACGAGCGAATTACCTGACTGAAAGGCTGACCAACCAGATTGCAGCGATTCAACGAGAGTTAGCCAATCACGATTTGCGCCTAGACAGGAAAAGTAAATCAGGAAAAAGCTTAAACGACTTATACAACGAACTCGCACAACACCAAGATTGGCAAAAGCGGCTCGTCGATTTAGTTCAAACACGAAAGTTAGCGTTTGATTCAGCGCCACGCCACCATAAGAAAAAAGCGGAAGAGGCTTGGCAACTCGCAAAAGAACGATTGGAACGCTGTGAGGACTCAATGAAGAACATTGAGAGATTGATTAACTTAGAGAACCCTAAGCGAAATGAGCACTGATAACACATCATCACCACTGGATAACGCACCTGAAGAAGTTAAGTTAGCTGTCGACTTGATCTACTTACTCGAAAGCAACGAGATCGACCCAAAGGTGGCGTTAGAAGCAATTAAGATTGTCCAGCAAGATTTACAAGCCAAACTAGCATCTAGCATCTAGCATCTAGCATCTAGCAAAAAATATACAGGATTCACATGTACCAACTTAGCTTTTCTATGCCCGAGTTTCTTGAAAATTACTGGCATAAGAAACCAACCATCTTAAAAGGTGGCTTCCAGAACTTCGTCGACCCAATTTCGCCGGAAGAACTTGCTGGTTTATCGATGGAAGAAGAAGTGGATTCTCGCTTTGTTTCTAACCTCGACAACAAATGGACAGCCGAACACGGTCCATTCACTGAAGAGAAGTTTGGTGAACTCACTGAAACACATTGGCAATTGATCGTTCAAGCAGCCAACCATTGGCATCAAGGTGCAAATCAGCTGACTGAAGCGTTCCAACAATTACCAAACTGGTTGTTCGACGATCTCATGATTTGCTACTCAGCACCTGAAGGCGGTGTTGGCCCTCATATTGATCAATACGATGTATTCATCATTCAAGGCCAAGGTAAACGTCAATGGAAAGTGGGCGCGAAAGATGTTGGTCAGTACAAAGAGACTGTTCAAGCGTCTGCTCTACGCCAAATAGAAGGCTTTGAGCCAATCATTGATGAAACCTTAGAGCCGGGCGATATCCTTTATATCCCGCCAGGTTTCCCACATGAAGGGAACACATTAGAGCCGTCGATGAGCTACTCTATTGGCTACCGTTCCCCTAAAGAACAAGAGCTAATCAGCAACTTTGCCGATTTTGTGCTTGCTCATGATATGGGTGACGTACACCTGCACGATCCAGAATTCAAAACGCAAGAAGGCTACGGAAAAATTCGTTCATCGGATTTAAGCAATCTCACTGACATGTTGAAATCTGCACTAGAGCAACCTGAAACCATCAGTGAATTCATGGGTTGTCTGCTAAGCCAATCACGCCACCAACTTGATATCGTCGCTCCTGAGCCATTATGGACTCAAGAAGAGATTGCTCAACATTTAGAGTCTGCAGGTGAAATCCACCGTGTATCTGGCTTAAAGGCGCTCTACCACGAAAATGAAAACAACACGGCTTACATCAATGGCGAAGTGGTTAAGGTTGATGAAGCGGACTCTTCATTACTCAACACACTTTGCGATGAAACCTTGATTACTTCAGCTGCTGCTCTATCTCCTTCGGGCGTAACGGTCGTGACTGAACTGGTGAACAAAGGCTACTGGTTTATCGAAGAGTAAGCAGCGTCAACCGCTGGTTATTGACCATCTTCTAAAGCAACAAATAAAAAAGGGACAAATGAAATCTTCATTTGTCCCTTTTTCTATTCAAGAATTAGTTAAGGCTTAATGCTTATACCTTGAAAAACTATACCTTGAACTGATTGACCAACTTCTGTTGTTGTTGAGACAGTTCGTCAATCTCATTACCGACTTGCTCAGAAGCTGCGGCTTGCTCCAAGATCTTCGCACTCAAATCGCGAATATTAACCACGCTTTGATTTACTTCACCGGAAACCGATTGTTGCTCTTCGGCTGCTCGAACGATCTGACTGTTCATATCACTGATCGCCTCAATAGAAGTAAAGATCGAACCCAGATCTTCAACTGCTTTCTGAACGTGGAGTGCTGTGTCGTTTGCAAGTATATTGCCTTCTTGTATCGCTTCAACGACATCTTGAGTTCCAGCATGAACCTTGTCGATCACCGCTCTGATCTCACCAACAGATGACTGTGTACGGCTTGCTAGGTTTCTTACTTCATCAGCAACAACAGCAAAACCTCGACCTTGCTCACCCGCCCGCGCCGCTTCAATAGCCGCATTCAATGCCAGTAAGTTAGTTTGCTCAGAGATCCCTTCAATGACACTTAAGATCTCTGTGATGTTTCCATTATTCTTCGCCAGCTCTTCAACAATAGGCACAGCACTCGACATACGCTCCACCAGCTTTCTCATTTCGCCGGCTGAAAGCTCGATAACTTGTTGTCCTTGCTGAGCAGAACGGTTCGCTTCGCAAGCCGCATCAACGGCCACTTCTGCATTTTGTACCACTAAACCGGCAGTCTGAGTCATTTCCTCAGCCGCAGTCGCCACTAAGTCCACTTCTTTAAACTGAGATTCACTACTCTCTCGAGTGCTTGATGCCGATGCTTTAGCCTGACTTGTCGTACTCGCCACTTGTTCAGTGGTATGAATAACTTCTTTGATCGTGTGTTGTAGCGTATCTAAGAATAAGTTAAACCCTTTAGATAACTGACCAATTTCGTCTTGAGATTTCACTTCCAAACGCTGAGTCAAATCACCTTCACCAGAAGCGATATCATTAAGTCGCTCGACCACTTGTCGAATAGGCTTAACAATTGAAAGTGAAGCAAATGCGATAATGGCTAGACCGAACAAAATGAACACGGTACCGGCAATTACTTCCGTCTTAATGCCTTCACTTAACTTAGTGCTAATGATGGAATCCAATTTATTTGCATCAGCGACAACACTCTCTCTTGGGATCTCGAACAACACGCCCCAAGTTTGGTTAGCCGCAACAACTGGAGCAAATGCGAGTAACCACTCACCGTTCTCACTCCATTGCGTTGTCACTTCGCCACCAAAGATAAAATCGGTCATCAAGTCGCTGTTTGTGTTGTCACTTTGGAAGCTCGAACCAACTGCAATGCTTGAATCATCAGAAGCAATAACAGAACCGTCTAGGCTCACCACGTAAACCGCACCTGAGCCATCAAACAAGCTTTGGTCAGATTGAGTCACAACATTGGTTAAGCCATCTAATCTTAGGTCGATTCCTAAGAAACCGATCGCCATATCATCGACTAAGATAGGCACAGAGATTGAAGAGGTCAGTAAGGTTTTCCCCCCGCTGTTTACGACTCTTGGCGTACTGATACATGTTTGCCCTGATGACAAAGGACAGTAGAAACGCTCACTGTTGCTATCATCACTCAATATAGATTCTGAAAGCACGTTCGGCAGAACATTCTCACCGTTGTCTGCTACCTTCCAATAAGGTGCAAAACGGCCTTTTTCGTTAGAGCCGACATAATCGGCATCCACATAGTTCGCGTCTTCACTATCGAGTAAGTCTGGTTTAAAAACTAAATACGCCCCTTGGATCGAATCAAAGTTTAAAACCGAGCGACGCACCATTTCATCCAACGCAGTACGAAGTTCTTCACTTGGGGTAAAGTTTTCATCGGCATTGTTCTTTAGAAACTGAGCATTCGCCGCTAGCATCTCAGCACGATAAATAGCTTCGTCGACGTAACGTTGAGTTTCTTGAGCATTGAGCTGAGAAACAGACGCCAATAACTGCTGAGTTTTATTGATAACTGATT includes:
- a CDS encoding methyl-accepting chemotaxis protein; translation: MRSLSVQWKITLLAGCCLIITSLSLIGFSIYNATSNQQVIKSQSSESVINKTQQLLASVSQLNAQETQRYVDEAIYRAEMLAANAQFLKNNADENFTPSEELRTALDEMVRRSVLNFDSIQGAYLVFKPDLLDSEDANYVDADYVGSNEKGRFAPYWKVADNGENVLPNVLSESILSDDSNSERFYCPLSSGQTCISTPRVVNSGGKTLLTSSISVPILVDDMAIGFLGIDLRLDGLTNVVTQSDQSLFDGSGAVYVVSLDGSVIASDDSSIAVGSSFQSDNTNSDLMTDFIFGGEVTTQWSENGEWLLAFAPVVAANQTWGVLFEIPRESVVADANKLDSIISTKLSEGIKTEVIAGTVFILFGLAIIAFASLSIVKPIRQVVERLNDIASGEGDLTQRLEVKSQDEIGQLSKGFNLFLDTLQHTIKEVIHTTEQVASTTSQAKASASSTRESSESQFKEVDLVATAAEEMTQTAGLVVQNAEVAVDAACEANRSAQQGQQVIELSAGEMRKLVERMSSAVPIVEELAKNNGNITEILSVIEGISEQTNLLALNAAIEAARAGEQGRGFAVVADEVRNLASRTQSSVGEIRAVIDKVHAGTQDVVEAIQEGNILANDTALHVQKAVEDLGSIFTSIEAISDMNSQIVRAAEEQQSVSGEVNQSVVNIRDLSAKILEQAAASEQVGNEIDELSQQQQKLVNQFKV
- a CDS encoding ribosomal protein uL16 3-hydroxylase, with protein sequence MYQLSFSMPEFLENYWHKKPTILKGGFQNFVDPISPEELAGLSMEEEVDSRFVSNLDNKWTAEHGPFTEEKFGELTETHWQLIVQAANHWHQGANQLTEAFQQLPNWLFDDLMICYSAPEGGVGPHIDQYDVFIIQGQGKRQWKVGAKDVGQYKETVQASALRQIEGFEPIIDETLEPGDILYIPPGFPHEGNTLEPSMSYSIGYRSPKEQELISNFADFVLAHDMGDVHLHDPEFKTQEGYGKIRSSDLSNLTDMLKSALEQPETISEFMGCLLSQSRHQLDIVAPEPLWTQEEIAQHLESAGEIHRVSGLKALYHENENNTAYINGEVVKVDEADSSLLNTLCDETLITSAAALSPSGVTVVTELVNKGYWFIEE
- the rsmS gene encoding pleiotropic regulatory protein RsmS, which gives rise to MSTDNTSSPLDNAPEEVKLAVDLIYLLESNEIDPKVALEAIKIVQQDLQAKLASSI
- a CDS encoding sulfite exporter TauE/SafE family protein, whose amino-acid sequence is MEMIEPTMLVILALVAFAAGFIDAVAGGGGMLTVPALLSLGLPPHIALGTNKLAATFASSTAAFTYYRKKLFKPECWINAFIATLIGATIGTLTVDAISTEWLEKVLPLVILAAAVYTIFHKTPNANHNVSPKPCPVLKKKQKYQGFILGFYDGVAGPGTGAFWTVSSMALYRLNILLASGLSKAMNFTSNFTSLVTFAILGHIDWVLGLTMGVCLMAGAFVGAHSAIRFGATFIRPVFVTVVSVLAIKLAYEAWFVNL
- a CDS encoding primosomal replication protein, which codes for MNQFSKLKSVIDTLIGHCSQVDKSRGAYHQALFDRALFKCGASTLLPYALETQATYNTIIREQSTNQLTSSRANYLTERLTNQIAAIQRELANHDLRLDRKSKSGKSLNDLYNELAQHQDWQKRLVDLVQTRKLAFDSAPRHHKKKAEEAWQLAKERLERCEDSMKNIERLINLENPKRNEH
- the dinG gene encoding ATP-dependent DNA helicase DinG; translation: MLTTKIQNSIRTSYQNLQDQLDNFVPRRAQNYLVAEIAKTLCGQYHKSNRMIVAEAGTGIGKSLAYLMATIPVAVLNNRKIVISTATVALQEQLVNKDLPLYRRLTDREFSFILAKGRQRYCCAEKLAAACGVDGGQMAMFESKPKQKDIEQLQTMYRSLTQGKWDGDRDSWPKPIDNMIWQMIVSDKHSCNNSMPTHRDCPFQKARSELDKADVIIANHSLVMADADLGGGVILPEPENSIYIFDEAHHLPHVARDHSSAAASLKGAASWLERLNQSITKLSGLADEKRVGRFRNELQDSVQQLIPTLTQLSKQFDATHFEDGLYRFEHGDLPEWLENESKDLKQLTQKASQAVAKIADLVAERVKDGELSAKLAEPALAEIGFYIQRTENLAQVWRLMAEPKREKGAPLARWLELNKESEGDFVVNVSPLEVGWQLDQQIWSRCVGAVLVSATMRALNSFSFFCHQAGISQKEDDGVQFLALASPFDYQNQAELIVPAMKYEPQAPQFTEYLIEILPKVIEDNKANLVLFSSYWQMNKVAEALATDFVKKSWALQVQGDTSRTEILKKHKKLIDQGKTSVLFGTGSFSEGLDLPGELLENLVITKIPFGVPTSPVEQAHSEYIESRGGNPFMQITVPEASKKLIQSVGRLLRKERDSGKVTILDRRIVTKRYGKSLLDSLPPFKRTIKY